One window of the Paenibacillus beijingensis genome contains the following:
- a CDS encoding assimilatory sulfite reductase (NADPH) flavoprotein subunit, which yields MEFRVTNSPFSQEQADLLNRLLPGLTEAQRIWLSGYLAAVPGAAAAAQPGQAPAAIPAANAVVASKEVTVLFGSQTGNSNSLAKKLSNQLKERGFEVTISSMGDFKPNTLKKVQNLLIVVSTHGEGEPPDNAIAFYEFLHSKRAPQLTDTQYSVLALGDSSYEFFCQTGKDFDKRLEELGAKQLAPRVDCDVDFDEPAAEWMNQVLSSLSEAGAAPAAVSGAGAAVVSGVESEYSRTNPFQAEVLENLNLNGRGSERETRHVEISLEGSNLQYEPGDSLGMYPENHPRLVDELIEAMGWNADEPVTVNKNGEKRSLKEALLRVYEITVLTKPLLEQVAKTAPGNALKELLESGREQELRAYLNGRDLLDLVQDYSLKGIPADAFVPLLRKIPARLYSISSSPKAFPDEVHLTVRTVRYEARGRDRYGVCSVQLAERVQPGDTLPIYIQHNPSFKLPENPDTPIIMVGPGTGVAPFRAFLGEREETGAGGKTWLFYGDQHFSTDFLYQVEWQRWLKEGVLTRMDVAFSRDSEEKVYVQHRMLEKSRELYQWLQEGASVYVCGDEKKMAHDVHAALATILEQEGGLSPEEAAEYLIRMQQQKRYQRDVY from the coding sequence GTGGAATTTCGAGTAACAAACAGTCCTTTTAGTCAGGAACAAGCAGATCTGCTTAACCGCCTTCTGCCCGGTTTAACGGAGGCGCAGCGGATTTGGCTGAGCGGATATCTTGCGGCAGTTCCCGGAGCGGCTGCAGCAGCCCAGCCCGGACAAGCGCCGGCAGCGATCCCGGCAGCAAATGCGGTCGTTGCTTCCAAAGAAGTGACCGTGCTTTTTGGCTCGCAGACCGGCAACAGCAACAGCTTGGCCAAGAAGCTTTCCAATCAGCTGAAAGAGCGGGGTTTTGAAGTCACGATCTCCTCGATGGGCGATTTCAAGCCGAACACGTTAAAGAAAGTCCAGAACCTGCTTATCGTGGTCAGTACCCACGGCGAAGGAGAGCCGCCGGATAACGCGATCGCCTTCTATGAGTTCCTTCATAGCAAGCGAGCGCCTCAGCTTACGGATACGCAGTATTCCGTGCTCGCACTCGGAGATTCCTCTTACGAGTTTTTCTGCCAAACGGGCAAAGATTTCGACAAGCGTCTGGAAGAGCTGGGCGCCAAGCAGCTTGCGCCGCGCGTCGACTGCGACGTCGATTTCGACGAGCCGGCCGCGGAATGGATGAATCAAGTCTTGAGCTCCCTGAGCGAAGCGGGAGCGGCCCCGGCAGCCGTAAGCGGAGCCGGCGCGGCAGTTGTCAGCGGAGTTGAATCGGAATATTCGAGAACGAATCCGTTTCAGGCCGAAGTTCTTGAAAATTTGAATCTGAACGGCCGGGGATCGGAGCGGGAAACCCGCCACGTTGAGATTTCACTTGAAGGCTCGAATCTTCAGTATGAACCGGGAGACAGCCTGGGCATGTATCCGGAAAACCATCCCCGCCTTGTGGACGAGCTGATCGAAGCGATGGGCTGGAACGCGGATGAGCCCGTTACCGTCAACAAAAATGGCGAAAAGCGCTCGCTAAAAGAGGCGCTGCTGCGCGTTTATGAGATCACCGTGCTGACGAAGCCGCTGCTGGAGCAAGTGGCGAAGACTGCTCCGGGCAATGCGCTGAAGGAGCTTCTGGAGTCGGGACGCGAACAGGAGCTCAGAGCCTATTTGAACGGGCGGGATCTGCTGGACCTGGTGCAGGATTACTCCCTTAAAGGCATTCCCGCGGACGCGTTCGTACCGCTTCTTCGGAAGATTCCGGCCCGTCTGTACTCGATCTCCAGCAGCCCGAAGGCGTTCCCGGATGAGGTCCACCTCACGGTCCGCACGGTCCGTTACGAGGCGCGCGGCAGAGACCGGTACGGCGTTTGCTCGGTTCAGCTCGCGGAGCGGGTGCAGCCTGGCGATACGCTGCCGATCTATATTCAGCATAACCCAAGCTTCAAGCTTCCGGAAAACCCGGATACGCCGATCATTATGGTGGGACCGGGAACGGGTGTCGCTCCGTTCAGAGCGTTCCTGGGAGAGCGGGAAGAGACCGGAGCTGGAGGAAAGACGTGGCTGTTCTACGGCGATCAGCACTTCTCCACAGACTTCCTGTACCAGGTTGAATGGCAGCGCTGGCTCAAAGAAGGCGTGCTGACGCGCATGGATGTCGCGTTCTCCCGCGATTCCGAAGAGAAGGTGTACGTCCAGCACCGGATGCTGGAAAAAAGCCGCGAGCTCTATCAATGGCTGCAGGAAGGCGCAAGCGTGTATGTCTGCGGCGACGAGAAGAAGATGGCGCATGACGTCCATGCGGCGCTGGCAACGATCCTCGAGCAAGAGGGCGGCCTGAGCCCGGAGGAAGCCGCGGAATATTTGATCCGTATGCAGCAGCAGAAACGTTACCAGCGGGATGTATACTAG